A single window of Dermacentor albipictus isolate Rhodes 1998 colony chromosome 1, USDA_Dalb.pri_finalv2, whole genome shotgun sequence DNA harbors:
- the LOC135903561 gene encoding salivary anticoagulant protein P23-like, which produces MLKFCILVLATVGYGAAAGVSDANTFVDTIFREKMPFLVKGSPRLFPYATIGDFRFKVYKTQITNRDLKVNMTRGEIRGLDTALQRLGDCQAPFLRDGQTVVFCNLAMQGLNITFTSLAKGDTLVAIWKTIWVNVAVKDTMAQFEASAPIGRDGTLRTFLIEDIRLDVTYDSDLSLNSARRQKFKEEIAARVKDELRHIFYNDYKDLLRRAVESVSFPRV; this is translated from the exons ATGCTGAAGTTCTGTATTTTGGTGCTGGCAACTGTCGGTTATG GGGCGGCGGCGGGCGTCAGCGATGCGAACACCTTTGTGGACACCATTTTCCGGGAGAAGATGCCATTCCTCGTGAAGGGATCGCCGCGGCTTTTCCCTTATGCGACCATTGGGGACTTCAGGTTCAAG GTGTACAAGACCCAGATCACCAACCGTGACCTGAAGGTGAACATGACGCGTGGCGAGATCCGTGGCCTGGACACCGCTCTGCAGCGGCTGGGAGACTGTCAGGCGCCCTTCCTCCGCGACGGACAGACCGTCGTATTCTGCAACCTTGCCATGCAGGGACTCAACATTACCTTCACCTCGCTG GCAAAAGGAGACACTCTGGTTGCCATTTGGAAGACCATCTGGGTGAACGTAGCCGTTAAGGACACCATGGCTCAGTTCGAAGCCAGCGCTCCTATCGGTCGGGATGGCACTCTCCGCACGTTCCTCATCGAGGACATCCGGCTGGACGTGACGTACGACAGTGACCTGAGCCTTAACTCGGCCCGCAGGCAGAAGTTCAAGGAGGAAATAGCGGCCAGAGTCAAGGACGAGCTAAGACACATTTTCTACAACGACTACAAGGACCTGCTGCGCCGTGCTGTGGAGTCGGTCTCGTTCCCCAGGGTCTAA